A single region of the Erythrobacter sp. genome encodes:
- the lnt gene encoding apolipoprotein N-acyltransferase, with protein sequence MDNRAKALVKFAQARPGLVAFALGLVAATAYPPLRLWPVGLASLAVLVWHLQSAPDWRGAVWRGYLFGWAHLTLANNWIATAFTHQAKMPEFLGWLAVPLLCVYLAVYPALAALAAHLVARRIAPRGWGIAVFGTLFAAAWIVTEWVRSWAFTGYPWPPLGLMLLGHHDAPGIARLLPWLGTYALSGFTLLLATCLAATLAYRRWLAAGFAGVAILAAMLLSPTTSEPPREGIRYALIQPLIPQSEINDGSKFEEQFQRIARLTMPGNEESRLVLWPESAIPDYLEDGYPLRYYARMTAGADPEYARERIGRVIGADSTLLTGVVNLDIGLREDGSLGAVSARNSVLALGGDGAIEAHYAKAHLVPYGEYLPMAWALERLGLSRLTAGTIEYVAGPGPRTLDLGDHGRAGIQICYEIVFSGEVVDPDNRPDYIFNPSNDGWFGEWGPPQHLAQARMRAIEEGLPVLRSTTTGISAVIDADGIVRGHIGRGQAGRLDGFVPSAKPPTLFSRLGNALPLGWAAVLALAALVLPRLLALRRARG encoded by the coding sequence ATGGACAATCGCGCCAAGGCATTGGTGAAATTCGCGCAGGCACGACCCGGTCTTGTCGCGTTCGCGCTCGGCCTCGTTGCCGCCACGGCCTATCCCCCGCTCCGCCTCTGGCCGGTCGGCCTCGCTTCGCTCGCCGTCCTGGTGTGGCACCTCCAGAGCGCGCCGGATTGGCGCGGAGCCGTGTGGCGCGGATACCTGTTCGGCTGGGCGCATCTGACGCTCGCCAACAACTGGATTGCGACCGCCTTCACCCATCAGGCGAAGATGCCGGAATTCCTCGGCTGGCTCGCCGTCCCGCTGCTGTGCGTCTATCTTGCGGTCTATCCCGCACTCGCGGCGCTCGCGGCGCATCTCGTGGCCCGCCGGATTGCGCCGCGCGGCTGGGGTATTGCGGTTTTCGGCACGCTGTTCGCAGCTGCATGGATCGTCACCGAATGGGTGCGAAGCTGGGCCTTCACCGGCTATCCGTGGCCGCCGCTCGGCCTGATGCTGCTCGGCCACCATGACGCGCCGGGGATTGCGCGGCTCCTGCCGTGGCTGGGCACCTATGCGCTCTCGGGTTTCACGCTCCTGCTCGCTACCTGCCTTGCAGCGACGCTGGCCTATCGTCGCTGGCTTGCGGCGGGGTTCGCCGGCGTTGCCATCCTCGCCGCGATGCTCCTTTCCCCGACGACCAGCGAGCCGCCGCGCGAGGGTATCCGCTATGCCCTGATCCAGCCGCTCATCCCGCAGAGCGAGATCAACGACGGGTCGAAGTTCGAGGAGCAGTTTCAGCGCATCGCCCGCCTCACCATGCCGGGGAACGAGGAATCGCGCCTTGTGCTCTGGCCCGAAAGCGCGATCCCCGACTATCTCGAGGACGGCTATCCGCTGCGCTATTATGCGCGAATGACCGCAGGGGCCGATCCCGAATATGCGCGCGAGCGGATCGGGCGAGTGATCGGAGCGGATTCGACGCTGCTGACGGGCGTCGTCAATCTCGATATCGGCCTGCGCGAGGACGGCAGCCTCGGCGCGGTCAGCGCGCGCAATTCGGTGCTGGCGCTGGGTGGCGATGGCGCGATCGAGGCGCATTATGCCAAGGCGCACCTCGTGCCCTACGGCGAATACCTGCCAATGGCATGGGCGCTCGAACGCCTCGGGCTTTCGCGCCTGACTGCGGGGACGATCGAATATGTCGCGGGGCCGGGGCCGCGCACGCTCGACCTCGGCGACCATGGCAGGGCGGGCATACAGATCTGCTATGAAATCGTCTTTTCCGGCGAGGTCGTCGATCCCGACAATCGCCCCGATTACATTTTCAATCCATCGAACGACGGCTGGTTCGGCGAATGGGGTCCGCCGCAACATCTCGCGCAGGCGCGAATGCGCGCGATCGAGGAGGGGCTGCCGGTGCTCCGCTCGACCACGACCGGCATAAGCGCGGTGATCGACGCGGACGGGATCGTGCGAGGACACATCGGGCGGGGCCAGGCGGGAAGGCTCGACGGGTTCGTGCCCTCGGCCAAGCCCCCGACGCTCTTTTCGCGCCTCGGAAACGCCCTGCCGCTCGGCTGGGCCGCCGTTCTGGCGCTCGCCGCGCTCGTCCTGCCGAGATTGCTTGCGCTGCGCCGCGCGCGGGGCTAG
- a CDS encoding DUF4167 domain-containing protein, which yields MNNNRNNRRRGRGNRNSGGGNQLNRIDSRARGNAPQLLEKYKKLAQDAQHNGDRVQAEYYLQFADHYFRVIADNKARQEEARSKRNDDRGQSDDDDDGDDDNRRSDGNRGESKRGGNRRSRSRRDDTDSESTPNEGEEGVEGEAVEPKRKSRKPRGGEDAKESRSPSKRKPRSKKSEDGGEIDSSVLPPSIGAEDASSGGDDNLETVD from the coding sequence TTGAATAACAATCGCAACAATCGCCGCCGTGGTCGCGGAAACCGCAATTCGGGCGGGGGCAACCAGCTCAACCGGATCGACAGCCGGGCGCGCGGTAATGCGCCGCAGCTGCTCGAGAAGTACAAGAAGCTGGCGCAGGACGCGCAGCACAATGGCGACCGGGTCCAGGCCGAATATTACCTGCAGTTCGCCGATCACTATTTCCGCGTGATCGCGGACAACAAGGCACGCCAGGAAGAGGCGCGGTCGAAGCGCAACGACGATCGCGGTCAGTCCGACGACGATGACGACGGCGACGACGACAACCGCCGCAGCGACGGCAATCGGGGTGAGAGCAAGCGCGGCGGCAATCGCCGTTCGCGCTCCCGCCGCGACGACACCGACAGCGAAAGCACCCCGAACGAGGGCGAGGAAGGTGTCGAGGGCGAAGCGGTCGAGCCGAAGCGCAAGTCGCGCAAGCCCCGCGGCGGCGAAGACGCCAAGGAAAGCCGCTCCCCGTCAAAGCGCAAGCCCCGATCGAAGAAGAGCGAGGACGGCGGCGAAATCGACTCCTCCGTACTCCCGCCCTCGATCGGCGCCGAGGACGCCTCTTCCGGCGGCGACGATAACCTCGAGACGGTCGACTGA
- the ppa gene encoding inorganic diphosphatase — translation MRIDKIPTGKNPPDDLNVIIEVPTGGEPVKYEFDKESGALFVDRILHTPMRYPANYGFVPHTLSPDGDPLDALVISRSPFIPGCVVSARPIGVLNLEDEHGGDEKLVCVPVDTTFPYYSDVGETKDLPSIIFQQIEHFFTHYKDLEAEKWVRVGNWGTRAEARKIVMEAIERAQNGG, via the coding sequence ATGCGCATCGACAAGATTCCGACCGGCAAGAATCCCCCCGACGACCTCAATGTCATCATCGAAGTGCCGACCGGCGGGGAGCCGGTGAAATACGAATTCGACAAGGAATCGGGCGCGCTGTTCGTCGACCGCATCCTGCACACGCCGATGCGCTATCCGGCCAATTACGGCTTCGTCCCGCACACGCTCTCGCCCGACGGGGACCCGCTCGACGCGCTGGTGATCTCGCGCTCGCCTTTCATTCCCGGCTGCGTCGTCAGCGCGCGCCCGATCGGCGTGCTCAATCTCGAGGACGAGCATGGCGGCGACGAAAAGCTCGTCTGCGTGCCCGTGGACACGACCTTCCCCTATTACTCGGATGTCGGCGAGACCAAGGACCTGCCCTCGATCATCTTCCAGCAGATCGAGCACTTCTTCACGCACTACAAGGATCTCGAAGCCGAAAAGTGGGTGCGCGTCGGCAATTGGGGAACCCGTGCCGAGGCCCGCAAGATCGTCATGGAAGCGATCGAGCGCGCCCAGAACGGCGGCTGA
- the hisS gene encoding histidine--tRNA ligase, translated as MSKNTPKAIRGTQDIFGAEAEAFAFVVETFERVRKLYRFRRAEFPVFERTEVFARSLGETTDVVSKEMYSFEDRGGESLTLRPEFTAGIARAFLTNGWQQHAPLKVATHGPLFRYERPQKGRYRQFHQIDAEIIGAAEPQADVELLAMADQLLKELGIEGVTLHLNTLGDAASREAWRAGLVDYFGKVEGELSEDSQKRLHKNPLRILDSKDPRDRAFLADAPRIDDYLSDEARGFFEAVTSGLDAAGVKWVRAESLVRGLDYYRHTAFEFIPDEGSAAAEALGAQSTVLGGGRYDGLMESLGGPATPAVGWAAGIERLAMLVAQEGEKPADVIVVVEDDTLLADATASIGKLRAAGFAAEMVATGSVRKRFDKASKMGAKSLVSFVSAESVRIRGERQGEIEALLA; from the coding sequence ATGAGCAAGAACACCCCCAAGGCCATTCGCGGCACCCAGGACATTTTCGGCGCCGAGGCCGAAGCCTTCGCCTTCGTCGTCGAGACGTTCGAGCGGGTGCGGAAACTCTACCGCTTTAGGCGCGCCGAATTCCCGGTGTTCGAGCGGACCGAGGTCTTCGCGCGCTCGTTGGGCGAGACGACCGACGTGGTGTCGAAGGAGATGTATTCGTTCGAGGACCGCGGCGGGGAATCGCTCACCCTGCGCCCCGAATTCACGGCGGGAATAGCGCGCGCCTTCCTGACCAACGGCTGGCAGCAGCACGCGCCGCTAAAGGTCGCGACCCATGGCCCCCTGTTCCGCTACGAGCGCCCGCAGAAGGGCCGCTATCGCCAGTTCCACCAGATCGACGCCGAGATCATCGGCGCGGCCGAGCCGCAGGCGGATGTCGAACTGCTCGCAATGGCCGACCAGCTCCTGAAAGAGCTCGGCATCGAGGGCGTGACGCTGCACCTCAACACGCTGGGCGATGCGGCGAGCCGCGAGGCGTGGCGTGCGGGGCTGGTCGACTATTTCGGCAAGGTCGAGGGCGAATTGTCCGAGGATTCGCAGAAGCGGCTGCACAAGAACCCGCTGCGCATCCTCGATTCCAAGGACCCGCGCGACCGCGCCTTTCTTGCCGACGCGCCGCGGATCGACGATTACCTGTCGGACGAGGCGCGCGGCTTCTTCGAGGCGGTGACGAGCGGCCTCGATGCGGCGGGCGTGAAGTGGGTGCGCGCGGAAAGCCTCGTGCGCGGGCTCGACTACTATCGCCATACCGCCTTCGAATTCATCCCCGACGAGGGTTCGGCGGCAGCTGAGGCGCTCGGCGCGCAGAGCACCGTGCTGGGGGGTGGCCGCTATGACGGCCTTATGGAGAGCCTCGGCGGCCCAGCGACTCCGGCGGTCGGCTGGGCGGCGGGGATCGAGCGGCTGGCGATGCTGGTGGCGCAAGAGGGCGAAAAGCCAGCAGACGTAATTGTGGTGGTCGAGGACGATACGCTTCTTGCCGATGCCACTGCATCGATTGGAAAGCTGCGTGCGGCAGGTTTCGCCGCGGAAATGGTGGCGACCGGCAGTGTTCGCAAGCGCTTCGATAAGGCGTCGAAAATGGGGGCAAAGAGCCTCGTTTCATTCGTTTCCGCCGAGAGTGTTAGGATCCGCGGCGAGCGTCAGGGCGAAATTGAAGCCTTGCTCGCATGA
- the metK gene encoding methionine adenosyltransferase, producing the protein MRSDFIFTSESVSEGHPDKVSDQISDAIVDLMLAKDPESRVACETMTTTQRVVLSGEIRCNPMYDPTREDWKYNNYWAPGARDEIEEAVRRTVAEIGYEQDGFHWETLTFENHLHGQSAHIAQGVDAGAEGSNKDEGAGDQGIMFGFACDETPDLMPATLDYSHKILQQLAEDRKSGAAPFLEPDAKSQVTLRYVDGKPVACTAVVVSTQHAPGYHEGEKEAELKAYVKKVVSGILPEGFISDDTAWHINPTGAFEIGGPDGDAGLTGRKIIVDTYGGAAPHGGGAFSGKDPTKVDRSAAYITRYLAKNVVAAGLASRCTIQIAYAIGVSEPLSLYVDTHGTCADGITDEAIENAIRGLAKLGGLTPRAIRTHLGLNKPIYRKSAAYGHFGRPAEGDHFPWERTDLADDLKAALS; encoded by the coding sequence ATGCGCAGCGATTTCATCTTCACTTCCGAAAGCGTTTCCGAAGGCCATCCCGACAAGGTCTCCGACCAGATCTCGGATGCGATCGTCGATCTCATGCTCGCCAAGGATCCCGAATCCCGGGTCGCCTGCGAGACGATGACCACGACCCAGCGCGTCGTCCTGTCGGGCGAAATCCGCTGCAACCCGATGTACGACCCGACCCGCGAGGACTGGAAGTACAACAATTACTGGGCGCCCGGCGCGCGCGACGAGATCGAGGAAGCCGTGCGCCGGACCGTCGCCGAGATCGGCTATGAACAGGACGGGTTCCACTGGGAGACCCTGACCTTCGAAAACCACCTCCACGGCCAGTCCGCCCACATCGCGCAGGGCGTCGACGCGGGCGCGGAAGGTTCGAACAAGGACGAAGGCGCGGGCGACCAGGGTATCATGTTCGGCTTCGCCTGCGACGAGACCCCCGATCTCATGCCCGCGACGCTCGATTACAGCCACAAGATTCTCCAGCAGCTCGCCGAGGACCGCAAGTCGGGCGCCGCGCCCTTCCTCGAGCCCGATGCCAAGAGCCAGGTCACGCTGCGCTATGTCGACGGCAAGCCCGTCGCCTGCACCGCGGTCGTCGTCTCGACCCAGCACGCGCCGGGCTATCACGAGGGCGAAAAGGAAGCCGAGCTCAAGGCCTATGTGAAGAAGGTCGTCTCCGGCATCCTGCCCGAAGGCTTCATCTCCGATGATACGGCGTGGCACATCAACCCGACCGGCGCCTTCGAGATCGGCGGGCCGGACGGCGATGCCGGGCTCACGGGCCGCAAGATCATCGTCGACACCTATGGCGGCGCGGCTCCGCACGGGGGCGGAGCGTTCAGCGGGAAGGACCCGACCAAGGTCGACCGCAGCGCCGCCTACATCACGCGTTACCTCGCCAAGAACGTGGTCGCCGCGGGCCTCGCCTCGCGCTGCACGATCCAGATCGCCTATGCGATCGGCGTGTCCGAGCCGCTCTCGCTCTATGTGGACACCCACGGCACCTGCGCCGACGGCATCACCGACGAGGCGATCGAGAACGCGATCCGTGGCCTTGCCAAGCTCGGCGGCCTGACCCCGCGCGCGATCCGCACGCACCTTGGCCTCAACAAGCCGATCTATCGCAAGAGCGCGGCCTACGGTCATTTCGGTCGCCCGGCCGAAGGCGATCACTTCCCTTGGGAGCGAACCGACCTTGCGGACGACCTCAAGGCCGCGCTTTCCTGA
- a CDS encoding DUF418 domain-containing protein encodes MVVAPQPSSGRIAELDALRGVAVIGIVWLNVLVFALPSQAYYNPLAWGGEGALDRLVWAASFVFVEDKFRTLFAMLFGAGCLILFDKGRALRGVALAWRAHYARMAVLFAIGLVHAVLFANNDILRAYALAGCALPFLAPLAPRALVAVAIGLMTIHVGFGFVGFGGAIHDWFTGRMASDASFFVERNYGTDPAAIAYMLERGQEALGERIGRRAEGIPAQLGAVALSLPLNLASIALGMALWRSGMLAGKWRLFRLQRLAAACALGAIPALLALAWFIAVNGFPGALAGAGSLVVSAPFDTLLGLAYAALAMAFFTPGGAVTRLLTPVGRLSLTNYLMTSVILASIFAPWGLGLFAAVSRVEALAISFVPIIAMLAWSPFWAARFGKGPFERLWRGASRLIG; translated from the coding sequence ATGGTGGTGGCGCCGCAACCTTCCTCCGGACGAATTGCCGAGCTCGATGCCCTGAGGGGTGTCGCAGTGATCGGCATCGTCTGGCTGAACGTCCTTGTCTTCGCCCTGCCGAGCCAGGCTTATTACAACCCACTCGCCTGGGGCGGGGAAGGCGCCCTCGACCGGCTGGTCTGGGCGGCGAGCTTCGTCTTCGTCGAGGACAAGTTCCGCACGCTCTTCGCCATGCTGTTCGGCGCGGGCTGCCTGATCCTGTTCGACAAGGGGCGGGCACTCCGCGGCGTGGCGCTAGCCTGGCGTGCCCATTACGCGCGCATGGCGGTGCTGTTCGCCATCGGGCTCGTCCATGCGGTGCTGTTCGCGAATAACGACATCCTGCGCGCCTATGCGCTGGCGGGCTGCGCGCTGCCGTTCCTCGCCCCGCTCGCCCCGCGCGCTCTCGTGGCGGTCGCGATCGGCCTTATGACGATCCACGTCGGGTTCGGCTTCGTCGGATTCGGCGGCGCGATCCATGACTGGTTTACCGGTCGCATGGCGAGCGATGCGAGCTTCTTCGTCGAGCGCAATTACGGGACCGACCCGGCGGCGATCGCTTATATGCTCGAGCGCGGACAGGAGGCGCTGGGCGAACGGATCGGGCGGCGGGCCGAAGGCATCCCGGCGCAGCTCGGTGCGGTCGCTCTGTCGCTGCCGCTCAATCTTGCGTCCATCGCGCTCGGGATGGCGCTGTGGCGCAGTGGGATGCTGGCGGGCAAGTGGCGCCTCTTCCGGCTCCAGCGGCTCGCGGCAGCCTGTGCGCTGGGGGCGATTCCCGCGCTCTTGGCGTTGGCGTGGTTCATCGCGGTCAACGGCTTTCCCGGAGCGCTGGCTGGGGCGGGGAGTCTCGTCGTCTCGGCACCTTTCGACACGCTGCTCGGCCTCGCCTATGCCGCACTCGCCATGGCGTTTTTCACGCCCGGAGGCGCTGTCACGCGGCTGCTCACACCGGTGGGTCGGCTCTCGCTGACCAATTACCTGATGACCTCGGTGATCCTCGCGAGCATTTTCGCGCCGTGGGGTCTGGGCCTGTTCGCCGCGGTCAGCCGCGTCGAGGCGCTGGCGATCAGCTTCGTGCCGATCATTGCCATGCTCGCTTGGTCGCCGTTCTGGGCCGCGCGCTTCGGGAAAGGCCCGTTCGAGCGGCTGTGGCGGGGCGCTTCACGCCTTATTGGCTGA
- the prfA gene encoding peptide chain release factor 1: MKIPPERLDQIANRFAELEARMASGTLEGEEFVRASRDYAELEPVAKAAREVKAMRDEIAGLEEMLADPEMKAMAEEELAALREALPARERQLAVALLPRDSADAKPAMLEIRAGTGGDEAALFAGDLYRMYERFAAEQGWRVEPVSMNAAEVGGFKEIVANVSGQGVFAKLKFESGVHRVQRVPVTESGGRIHTSAATVAVLPEPDEVDVQIEDKDLKIDIYRASGAGGQHVNTTDSAVRITHLPSGIVVTQQDERSQHKNRAKAMQVLRARLYEKMRDEAEGAEAEARKAMVGSGDRSERIRTYNFPQGRVTDHRIGLTLHKLDEVLAGPGLAELVDALIAEDEAKRLAALAE; encoded by the coding sequence ATGAAAATCCCCCCCGAACGCCTCGACCAGATCGCCAACCGCTTCGCCGAGCTCGAAGCGCGCATGGCGTCCGGCACGCTCGAGGGTGAGGAATTCGTGCGCGCCAGCCGCGACTATGCCGAGCTCGAACCCGTCGCCAAGGCCGCGCGCGAGGTGAAGGCCATGCGCGATGAGATCGCGGGGCTTGAGGAGATGCTCGCCGACCCCGAAATGAAAGCCATGGCAGAAGAGGAACTCGCCGCCCTGCGCGAGGCCCTGCCGGCTCGCGAACGCCAGCTTGCCGTTGCGCTCCTTCCCCGCGATTCGGCGGACGCGAAACCCGCCATGCTTGAAATCCGCGCCGGGACCGGGGGCGATGAAGCGGCGCTCTTTGCGGGCGATCTTTACCGGATGTACGAACGCTTCGCCGCCGAACAGGGCTGGCGGGTCGAGCCGGTCAGCATGAATGCGGCCGAGGTCGGCGGCTTCAAGGAAATCGTCGCCAATGTCTCCGGGCAGGGCGTCTTCGCCAAGCTGAAATTCGAGAGCGGTGTCCACCGCGTCCAGCGCGTGCCCGTCACCGAAAGCGGGGGGCGCATCCACACCTCCGCGGCGACCGTCGCGGTGCTGCCGGAACCCGACGAGGTCGACGTGCAGATTGAGGACAAGGATCTCAAGATCGACATCTACCGCGCAAGCGGCGCGGGCGGGCAGCACGTCAACACGACCGATTCGGCGGTGCGCATCACCCACCTGCCGAGCGGCATCGTCGTCACCCAGCAGGACGAGCGCAGCCAGCACAAGAACCGGGCCAAGGCGATGCAGGTGCTGCGCGCGCGCCTCTATGAAAAGATGCGCGACGAAGCCGAAGGCGCGGAGGCCGAGGCGAGAAAGGCCATGGTCGGCTCGGGCGACCGGTCGGAACGCATCCGCACCTACAACTTCCCGCAAGGGCGCGTGACCGACCACCGCATCGGGCTGACGCTGCACAAGCTCGACGAGGTGCTGGCAGGGCCGGGCCTTGCCGAACTGGTCGACGCGCTGATCGCCGAGGACGAGGCGAAGCGGCTCGCGGCGTTGGCGGAGTGA
- a CDS encoding mechanosensitive ion channel domain-containing protein yields MSELAVLRFLTILITALLAAPLAAVPSVTTPAETPAAKEPAAEIAQEQDAAGDARIEARIEGIFSELPQFGTVTVTVREGVVTLAGTLPDAETIARAEAIASRVSGVATVENRIRRDLSIERNLSIIGQASQVASDTLALLPLLGIAAIIAALVGGFGYLLASFGFVWDRIAPNAFLAELIRTAIRFLFVVGGLVIALDMLGAGALLGALLGGAGVIGIALGFAMRDTVENYVASLMLSLRQPFRPNDHVLIDDLEGRVIRLTSRATILMTLEGNHLRIPNSQVFKAVILNYTRNPQRRFDFELGIDADDDPREAMTLGIEVLAGLAFVLDTPPPSARIVNVGDSNIVIQFFGWIDQRDADWFKSRSLAIAAVKDALEEAGFALPEPIYRLRFDGRTDPLPIGRSRGEGRAPERPRKGRAALSEAQDTKPESEISELVEAERSTDPAQERDLLDEHRPVE; encoded by the coding sequence GTGAGTGAATTGGCGGTCCTGCGTTTCCTGACCATCCTGATTACGGCTTTGCTGGCCGCTCCGCTGGCCGCCGTCCCTTCGGTCACGACGCCCGCAGAGACGCCCGCCGCGAAGGAGCCCGCCGCTGAGATCGCGCAGGAACAGGACGCTGCCGGCGATGCACGGATTGAGGCGCGGATCGAGGGCATCTTCTCCGAACTTCCGCAATTCGGGACCGTCACCGTGACCGTGCGCGAGGGTGTCGTCACTCTGGCCGGAACCCTGCCCGATGCCGAGACCATCGCCCGCGCCGAGGCGATTGCAAGCCGGGTGTCGGGCGTCGCAACGGTCGAGAACCGCATCCGGCGCGACCTCTCGATCGAACGCAACCTGTCGATCATCGGCCAGGCGTCGCAGGTCGCCAGCGATACGCTCGCCCTCCTGCCGCTGCTGGGGATCGCGGCGATCATCGCGGCGCTGGTCGGAGGCTTCGGCTATCTGCTCGCAAGCTTTGGCTTCGTATGGGACCGAATCGCGCCCAACGCCTTCCTTGCCGAGCTCATCCGCACCGCCATCCGCTTCCTGTTCGTCGTCGGCGGCCTCGTGATCGCGCTCGATATGCTCGGCGCTGGCGCGCTGCTGGGCGCGCTGCTTGGCGGGGCGGGCGTGATCGGGATCGCTCTGGGTTTCGCCATGCGCGACACGGTCGAGAACTACGTCGCCTCACTGATGCTGAGCCTGCGCCAGCCTTTCCGTCCCAACGACCACGTGCTGATCGACGACCTCGAAGGCCGCGTGATCCGCCTCACCAGCCGGGCGACGATCCTGATGACGCTGGAAGGTAACCACCTGCGCATTCCCAATTCGCAGGTCTTCAAGGCGGTGATCCTGAATTACACGCGCAACCCGCAGCGGCGCTTCGATTTCGAGCTCGGGATAGATGCCGACGACGATCCGAGAGAGGCGATGACGCTCGGGATCGAGGTGCTTGCCGGCCTCGCCTTCGTCCTCGACACCCCGCCGCCGAGCGCGCGGATCGTCAATGTCGGCGATTCGAACATCGTGATCCAGTTCTTCGGTTGGATCGACCAGCGCGACGCGGACTGGTTCAAATCGCGAAGCCTCGCCATCGCCGCAGTCAAGGATGCGCTCGAGGAAGCCGGTTTCGCGCTGCCCGAGCCGATCTACCGCCTGCGCTTCGACGGGCGCACCGACCCCTTGCCGATCGGCCGTTCGCGCGGCGAAGGGAGGGCGCCGGAACGACCGCGCAAGGGCCGCGCGGCGCTCTCGGAGGCGCAGGACACGAAGCCCGAAAGCGAGATCAGCGAACTTGTCGAAGCCGAGCGCAGCACCGACCCGGCGCAGGAACGCGACCTGCTCGACGAACACCGCCCGGTCGAGTGA
- the prmC gene encoding peptide chain release factor N(5)-glutamine methyltransferase has protein sequence MTIAEALREAAARLAATSDTARLDAELLMAHALGVTRSQMLLRHMQAPSPCPFESLVARRAGHEPVAYITGTCEFYGREFRVGPEVLIPRSDSETVIEAALDALGREAGAIVDLGTGSGALLLTLLAERDGFTGIGLDRSEEALRIARDNAQHLGLATRAQFQAGDWTRSDASGDAWYAGLPLADLVIANPPYVEDDADLAPDVRDFEPAGALFAGPEGLDDYRIIVPALPAMLRDGGVAVLEIGATQGEAVRALGEAAGFAVEIRLDLANRPRAAILS, from the coding sequence ATGACCATCGCCGAGGCGCTGCGCGAGGCTGCGGCTCGGCTGGCCGCGACGAGCGACACGGCGCGGCTCGATGCCGAACTGCTGATGGCGCACGCGCTTGGCGTCACTCGCTCGCAAATGCTGCTCCGGCATATGCAGGCTCCTTCACCCTGCCCATTCGAGAGCTTAGTCGCGCGGCGTGCGGGCCATGAGCCGGTCGCCTACATCACCGGCACCTGCGAATTCTACGGGCGCGAATTCCGGGTCGGGCCGGAAGTGCTGATCCCGCGCTCCGACAGCGAGACCGTGATCGAGGCCGCGCTCGATGCGCTCGGCCGGGAAGCCGGGGCGATCGTCGATCTCGGCACCGGATCGGGTGCGCTGCTGCTCACCCTGCTGGCCGAACGGGACGGCTTCACCGGCATCGGCCTCGACCGCAGCGAGGAGGCGCTGCGCATTGCGCGGGACAATGCGCAGCATCTTGGCCTTGCAACGCGGGCGCAGTTCCAAGCGGGCGACTGGACCCGGTCCGATGCGAGCGGCGATGCGTGGTATGCCGGCCTGCCGCTCGCCGACCTCGTCATCGCCAATCCGCCCTATGTCGAGGACGACGCCGATCTCGCGCCCGACGTGCGCGATTTCGAGCCGGCGGGCGCGCTATTCGCCGGTCCCGAGGGGCTCGACGATTACCGCATCATCGTCCCCGCGCTGCCCGCGATGCTCAGGGATGGCGGCGTGGCGGTGCTCGAGATCGGGGCGACGCAGGGGGAGGCGGTGAGAGCGCTCGGCGAAGCGGCGGGATTCGCTGTCGAAATCCGCCTGGACCTTGCGAATCGCCCCCGCGCGGCGATCCTGAGTTGA